One region of Bosea vaviloviae genomic DNA includes:
- a CDS encoding LuxR family transcriptional regulator, producing the protein MNNAAVLELLAEISEIDSAQSTDDVLKIFRTSIGNYGLRSFLISGLPIPHDSEWHRAILYDGWPREWFMRYKSQGHFPHDPCAAHSRLTAKPFLWHQLPADRMTVRGRLVMDEAAEFGMKDGLCAPVHVPLAGPAVVTAASDRIEIPPGALPLIETLCVHTFHKLSGFRAEREEIKTPLTSRERELLQWSAQGKSTDDISSILGVTTNTVESHHRNIRDKLDAINVAHAIVKALRRHEIQI; encoded by the coding sequence GACGACGTTCTCAAGATATTTCGAACTTCGATCGGAAACTACGGCCTCCGTAGCTTTCTCATCTCCGGACTGCCGATCCCGCACGACAGCGAATGGCATCGCGCGATCCTGTACGATGGGTGGCCGCGCGAATGGTTCATGCGCTACAAGTCGCAAGGCCACTTCCCTCACGATCCATGCGCCGCGCACAGCCGCCTTACGGCGAAGCCCTTCCTGTGGCATCAACTGCCAGCGGATCGTATGACGGTTCGTGGTCGTCTGGTTATGGACGAGGCGGCAGAATTCGGCATGAAGGACGGACTCTGCGCGCCTGTCCACGTACCGCTTGCCGGCCCGGCGGTGGTGACGGCTGCAAGTGATCGTATCGAGATCCCACCAGGAGCGCTGCCTTTGATCGAAACGCTCTGTGTCCATACGTTTCACAAGCTGAGCGGCTTCCGAGCCGAACGCGAGGAGATCAAAACGCCCTTGACGTCACGCGAGCGGGAGCTGCTGCAGTGGAGCGCTCAGGGTAAGTCGACCGATGACATCTCCAGCATCCTCGGCGTAACGACAAACACCGTCGAGAGCCATCATCGCAACATCCGTGATAAGCTCGATGCCATCAATGTCGCCCACGCCATTGTGAAAGCGCTGCGCAGGCACGAAATTCAGATTTAG